Proteins from a single region of Tachysurus vachellii isolate PV-2020 chromosome 15, HZAU_Pvac_v1, whole genome shotgun sequence:
- the LOC132858246 gene encoding rho-related GTP-binding protein RhoG-like: MQSIKCVVVGDGAVGKTCLLISYTTNAFPKEYIPTVFDNYSAEITVQSKPISLNLWDTAGQEAYDRLRTISYPQTNVFIVCFSISSMTSFENIKLKWYPEVSKHCPNVPILLVGTKKDHREDPEILQKLKEQKLTPVTEQQGKALARDIRAFKYLECSALNQEGVKEVFEEAVHAYLNPKPERKTFCTIL, from the coding sequence ATGCAAAGCATTAAGTGTGTGGtggttggagatggagctgtaGGGAAGACCTGCCTTCTAATCTCCTACACCACCAATGCCTTTCCTAAGGAGTACATCCCTACTGTGTTTGACAATTACAGTGCAGAGATCACAGTACAATCCAAACCCATCAGTCTTAATCTCTGGGATACGGCTGGTCAGGAAGCCTACGACCGCCTGCGCACCATATCCTACCCCCAGACCAATGTCTTCATCGTCTGCTTCTCTATCTCCAGTATGACATCTTTTGAGAACATCAAGCTGAAGTGGTATCCAGAGGTATCGAAACACTGCCCTAATGTACCCATTCTTCTAGTAGGAACCAAAAAAGACCACAGAGAGGATCCGGAAATCTTGCAAAAATTAAAGGAACAGAAACTGACCCCTGTCACTGAGCAGCAGGGTAAAGCTCTAGCTCGAGACATCAGGGCTTTCAAATACCTTGAGTGCTCAGCTCTCAATCAAGAAGGGGTGAAGGAAGTATTCGAAGAGGCTGTACATGCTTACCTGAACCCGAAACCTGAGCGTAAAacattttgtacaattttataa